A portion of the SAR324 cluster bacterium genome contains these proteins:
- a CDS encoding peptidylprolyl isomerase, whose amino-acid sequence MKKIFGLFSFCILGFSSLSAAPLIVDGIYLIVNQQVFTFSEAEEARNALRQQILQEGQTLDEAEIVQRVEQRLIAELLLRSRAKTLKIDASADEVQERIGLLREQNPQLRTVNDKILQDQIADDFRRQRLLAREVDAKVRVGEEEIAKLCKVQTVELREIELVQILLRGEEIPERIKIIQEQFEKGMAFKEMAKALSDDPAAERNGGRLGQFRKGELLPAIEKVAFQLEVGQLSDPLETEFGTHLLMVQSEVLPDALKCNALNESQRKQFEEQAFQQVRQQAVEKYIAELREKAQITVNPFPKGWNG is encoded by the coding sequence ATGAAAAAAATTTTTGGACTTTTTAGCTTCTGCATTCTGGGATTTTCTTCACTGAGCGCAGCCCCTTTGATCGTTGATGGCATCTACCTGATCGTCAACCAACAGGTGTTTACCTTCAGTGAGGCAGAAGAAGCCCGAAACGCCTTGCGCCAACAAATCCTGCAGGAAGGTCAAACACTAGACGAAGCAGAGATTGTCCAGCGTGTGGAGCAACGACTGATCGCAGAGTTGCTACTGCGTTCAAGGGCAAAAACACTAAAGATTGATGCCTCTGCCGATGAGGTTCAGGAACGGATCGGCCTGTTGCGGGAACAAAACCCTCAACTGAGGACAGTCAATGACAAGATTCTACAGGATCAAATTGCGGATGATTTCCGACGCCAACGATTACTTGCTCGTGAGGTGGACGCCAAGGTGCGGGTTGGCGAAGAAGAGATTGCCAAGCTTTGCAAGGTGCAAACGGTAGAATTGCGGGAGATTGAACTAGTACAGATTCTGCTCCGAGGTGAGGAAATTCCAGAAAGAATTAAGATCATCCAGGAGCAATTTGAAAAGGGGATGGCTTTCAAGGAGATGGCCAAGGCTCTGTCTGACGATCCTGCTGCCGAGAGAAACGGCGGAAGGCTGGGTCAGTTCCGCAAAGGAGAATTATTGCCAGCGATTGAGAAGGTGGCGTTCCAGCTAGAAGTTGGCCAATTGAGTGATCCACTAGAGACTGAATTTGGAACACACCTGCTGATGGTTCAATCAGAGGTGCTACCCGATGCGTTGAAATGCAACGCCTTGAACGAATCACAGCGCAAGCAGTTCGAAGAACAAGCCTTTCAGCAAGTTCGACAACAGGCGGTTGAAAAATACATTGCCGAGCTACGTGAGAAAGCGCAGATCACTGTGAATCCTTTTCCCAAGGGTTGGAATGGCTGA
- the queF gene encoding preQ(1) synthase produces the protein MEDESKIRQDWLETFRYEGPRQRVCYELKEFAAVCPFSGLPDTGIVWVEYIPKTKLVELKSLKYYFISFRNVGIFQEAVTARIFEDLWKLLDPEWLQIRTNYATRGGIDTTCTVDSKDQDSA, from the coding sequence ATGGAGGATGAGTCAAAGATTCGTCAGGATTGGTTGGAGACCTTTCGCTACGAGGGACCACGACAGCGAGTCTGCTATGAACTAAAGGAATTTGCAGCTGTCTGCCCTTTTTCTGGCCTACCGGACACTGGGATTGTGTGGGTGGAATACATCCCTAAAACAAAACTCGTTGAGCTGAAATCGCTGAAATACTACTTCATCAGCTTTCGCAACGTAGGGATCTTTCAGGAAGCAGTGACTGCCAGAATTTTTGAGGATCTTTGGAAGTTGCTGGATCCGGAGTGGCTGCAGATCAGAACGAACTACGCCACTCGCGGAGGAATTGACACAACCTGTACTGTCGATTCAAAGGATCAGGATTCAGCTTGA
- a CDS encoding acetolactate synthase large subunit — protein MKASDLFVKALEAEGVEYIFGIPGEENLDFLDSLRNSKIRLILTRHEQAAGFMAATYGRLTGRAGVCLSTLGPGATNFVTAAAYGQLGALPMLMITGQKPIKTSKQGKFQIVDVVEMMKPLTKYTQQIVGGDNIPSRVHEAFRLAEEERPGATHLELPEDIARDETDADLLPKRHVRRPIAEQKSIHQAVEALQKAKHPLLLIGAGANRKQTAKMLRDFVDEFQIPFFSTQMGKGVLDERDPLFLGNAALSDGDFLHRAIAHSDLILNVGHDVVEKPPFFMHVDDGRTVIHVNFRTAEVDPVYFPQVEVVGDIANSVWQIKQALTAQEHWDFNYFLQIRERVEAHLLEGAVDPRFPIYPQRLVADIRKVMPDDGIIALDNGVYKIWFARNYRAHLPNTVLLDNALATMGAGLPSALAAQIVFPERRVMAICGDGGFLMNSAEMETAVRLKLNLIVLILRDNAYGMIKWKQSNMGFPNWGLDFGNPDFVKYAESYGAHGHRVASAEALAPLLEQCYQAGGVHLVEAPMDYSENDQILNQEIKELSAKL, from the coding sequence ATGAAAGCATCTGATTTATTCGTCAAGGCTCTTGAAGCAGAGGGTGTGGAATATATTTTCGGGATTCCTGGAGAGGAAAACCTGGATTTCCTGGACTCCTTGAGGAACTCCAAAATTCGTTTGATCCTTACGCGGCATGAACAGGCTGCTGGATTCATGGCAGCCACCTATGGCCGCTTGACTGGAAGAGCTGGCGTATGTCTGTCAACCCTTGGTCCAGGTGCAACTAATTTTGTGACTGCGGCTGCGTATGGCCAATTGGGTGCGCTGCCCATGCTTATGATCACGGGCCAGAAGCCAATCAAGACCAGTAAACAGGGAAAGTTTCAGATCGTCGACGTAGTTGAGATGATGAAGCCTCTGACGAAGTACACTCAGCAGATTGTCGGAGGAGATAATATCCCTTCACGTGTTCATGAGGCCTTTCGTCTAGCAGAGGAAGAACGTCCTGGAGCAACTCACCTTGAGCTCCCAGAAGACATCGCCCGAGATGAGACAGATGCAGATCTTTTACCCAAAAGACACGTCCGCAGACCGATTGCTGAGCAGAAATCAATTCACCAAGCCGTAGAAGCGCTACAGAAGGCCAAACACCCACTTCTGTTGATCGGTGCTGGGGCGAACCGCAAGCAAACTGCTAAAATGCTCCGTGATTTTGTTGATGAGTTTCAAATTCCCTTCTTCAGCACACAGATGGGCAAAGGTGTTCTGGATGAACGAGACCCGCTCTTTTTGGGGAACGCTGCGCTCTCAGATGGTGATTTCCTGCATCGAGCGATTGCGCATTCTGACCTGATTCTCAATGTGGGGCATGATGTGGTGGAGAAGCCACCTTTCTTCATGCACGTTGACGATGGCCGCACGGTCATTCATGTCAACTTCCGAACGGCGGAAGTGGATCCTGTTTACTTCCCTCAAGTGGAGGTAGTGGGGGATATTGCTAATAGCGTCTGGCAGATCAAGCAAGCCTTGACTGCACAGGAGCACTGGGACTTCAACTACTTCCTACAAATTCGAGAAAGAGTTGAGGCTCATTTGTTGGAAGGAGCCGTTGATCCACGCTTCCCGATCTACCCGCAGCGTCTAGTTGCTGATATTCGCAAGGTGATGCCCGATGATGGGATTATTGCTTTGGATAACGGAGTCTACAAAATCTGGTTTGCTCGCAACTACCGAGCGCACCTGCCAAATACGGTATTGCTTGATAACGCTTTGGCGACGATGGGAGCCGGCTTGCCATCCGCGTTGGCAGCACAGATTGTCTTTCCTGAAAGAAGAGTGATGGCGATTTGTGGGGATGGAGGATTCCTCATGAACTCTGCTGAGATGGAAACAGCAGTTCGCTTGAAGCTGAATCTGATTGTCCTAATTCTGAGGGATAATGCTTACGGGATGATCAAGTGGAAGCAATCGAACATGGGCTTCCCAAATTGGGGCCTGGACTTCGGCAATCCAGATTTCGTCAAGTATGCAGAGAGTTATGGTGCCCATGGACACCGGGTGGCAAGTGCCGAGGCGTTGGCTCCACTATTGGAGCAATGCTATCAGGCAGGTGGAGTTCATCTAGTGGAAGCACCAATGGACTACAGCGAAAACGACCAAATCCTCAACCAAGAAATCAAGGAACTCAGTGCCAAGCTCTAA